The sequence CCTATGCAGAATACCTCCTCGCCGAGAAGGGAAAGCAACAGCCCCGTTCACTCGCGGCCGCCTACCTCGAGCCCGTGCGTGGTAAAGCCATACGCACCACCGCGGTTGCAGCCTTGGAATCCTTCCGTGACAACATGGACAAGGTATACGGTACGTGCACGGACGAGTGCCGTGTGTTTAATGTAGCCAGAGGCGAAGGTTCACTGGCCGACGTTCTGAATTTCGTAACGGAGTAAGTCATGCGGAGCTATCTGATATTCCGCTGCTACGGCCCTTTGGCGAGCTGGGGAGACATTGCCGTCGGCGAACATCGACGAAGTTACGCGCACCCCTCCAAATCCGCGATACTTGGCCTCGTCGCTGCGGCCCTCGGTATCCGTCGTGGCGAGGAACAGAAACTCCATGAACTGCGCGAGGCCTTCGGTCTGGCACTGTGTGTCGAGAACGAAGGTGTTCCCCTTCGCGACTATCACACCATCCAGACACCATCCGCAGGAAGCGGTCCGCATCGCACACGCCGAGAGGAACTCGCGGTTGATCCCGCAAAGATCAACACGCTGCTCTCTGCCCGCGAGTATCGCTGCGATGCCTTGTCATTGGTAGCACTTTGGGATACCGACAATGCGTCATGGCCACTGGAGACGGTGCGAGACGCATTGCGCGAGCCCATATTCACCCTCTATCTCGGGCGGAAAAGCTGTCCGCCCGCTTACCCGCTGAATCCGCATATCATTACCGCCTCGGTCGGTGTGCATGAAGCATTTCTCACGTACATACGCGAGCATCACATGCTCACTGATACACTGACGCGGGAGGAAAACACCTTACGCATTTTTTCCGATGCCAATGCCGATCCCATCAGTGGAAAAAAGCAGTTCGAACGTATACGTCGCGACCTGCCGCACAATCGCGGGCGCTGGCAGTTCGCTGAACGGATAGAACACTGCACCGTACTGCCCCGGCCGCTGGAGGATACCGTATGAATTTCCTCAGTAAAATCACCGTGCACCCAACGGCCGGCCCGAGAGAATTGTTTAGTATCGCCCGTGTCGATGCATACGGAATTCATGAACTGGTGTGGGATCTCTTCGCCGATCATGCGGATCGACGGCGGGATTTTCTTTTCCGTCTTGAACGCGATCAAGGACGTCCACTGCTGTATGTACTCTCAGAACGCCGCCCCGAGGCAAACGGAAGTGCGTTGCAGGTTGAGTGCAGGGAATGGACTCCGAAGCTCATCGAGGGCGACACCTTGCGCTTCCGGCTCCGCGTCAATCCCGTCCGTTCTAGTCGGGACGACAACGATCGTCAACATCGGTACGATGTGGTGATGCACCGCCGCTTTCACGAAAAGAAAGGTGGCAA comes from Ignavibacteriota bacterium and encodes:
- the cas5e gene encoding type I-E CRISPR-associated protein Cas5/CasD, translating into MRSYLIFRCYGPLASWGDIAVGEHRRSYAHPSKSAILGLVAAALGIRRGEEQKLHELREAFGLALCVENEGVPLRDYHTIQTPSAGSGPHRTRREELAVDPAKINTLLSAREYRCDALSLVALWDTDNASWPLETVRDALREPIFTLYLGRKSCPPAYPLNPHIITASVGVHEAFLTYIREHHMLTDTLTREENTLRIFSDANADPISGKKQFERIRRDLPHNRGRWQFAERIEHCTVLPRPLEDTV
- the cas6e gene encoding type I-E CRISPR-associated protein Cas6/Cse3/CasE; protein product: MNFLSKITVHPTAGPRELFSIARVDAYGIHELVWDLFADHADRRRDFLFRLERDQGRPLLYVLSERRPEANGSALQVECREWTPKLIEGDTLRFRLRVNPVRSSRDDNDRQHRYDVVMHRRFHEKKGGKGITPLHCIVQEEGEKWFRERGVRSGFEVLAVIADGYTQHRFAKRKGGPAVTIGTVELEGVLRVLDVQTFLRMVHSGFGPAKGFGCGLMLLRRA